Proteins encoded by one window of Musa acuminata AAA Group cultivar baxijiao chromosome BXJ2-9, Cavendish_Baxijiao_AAA, whole genome shotgun sequence:
- the LOC135623972 gene encoding hevamine-A-like, with amino-acid sequence MEWLDHWYSGGLREACATDNYKYGLVAFVNQFGGNQDLAGHCDPNTNDSTFLSNDIILCQRDYNVKVMLSLGGAIGKYRLVSKEEAREVAHYIWNNFLVGSSSNRPLGNAVLDEVDFDIEGGSRDHWDDLPRCLKAYSTPERKVYLSATPQCPMPDYFLQPAIDTGLFDYLWVQFYNNYCRYSGNVATFEQIWNRWTSMNVSKVFLGVPASHQAAGGGFVRPAELITQVLPIVKRSEKYGGIMLWNRYHNVLYGYSSEVKNYVCSDRLSSSLSMLVRPFMVV; translated from the exons ATGGAATGGCTCGATCACTGGTACTCG GGAGGCTTACGAGAAGCCTGTGCCACCGACAATTACAAGTACGGCCTCGTAGCCTTCGTCAACCAGTTCGGCGGCAACCAAGACCTCGCCGGCCATTGTGATCCCAACACCAACGACAGCACTTTCCTAAGCAACGACATCATCTTGTGCCAGAGGGATTACAACGTCAAGGTGATGCTCTCCCTGGGCGGCGCCATCGGCAAGTACCGCCTGGTGTCCAAGGAGGAAGCCAGGGAGGTCGCCCACTACATCTGGAACAATTTCTTGGTCGGCTCTTCCTCCAACCGGCCCCTTGGGAACGCTGTGTTGGATGAAGTAGACTTCGACATCGAGGGAGGGAGCAGAGACCACTGGGACGACCTTCCTCGCTGCTTGAAGGCCTACAGCACGCCGGAGCGGAAAGTTTACCTGAGCGCGACTCCACAGTGCCCCATGCCCGACTATTTCCTTCAACCTGCGATCGACACCGGCCTCTTCGACTACCTGTGGGTGCAATTCTACAACAACTACTGCCGGTACTCCGGCAACGTTGCCACCTTTGAACAGATATGGAACCGATGGACTTCCATGAACGTAAGCAAGGTGTTCCTCGGAGTCCCTGCTTCTCATCAGGCAGCTGGAGGTGGCTTCGTTAGACCCGCCGAGCTCATTACTCAAGTTCTTCCCATCGTGAAGAGGTCAGAAAAGTATGGAGGAATTATGCTGTGGAATAGATACCACAACGTTCTCTACGGCTACAGTTCCGAGGTTAAGAACTATGTGTGCTCGGATCGTCTGTCCTCCagcttgtctatgctagtgaggcCTTTCATGGTGGTATGA
- the LOC135623971 gene encoding acidic endochitinase-like: protein MPKFSKRSIENLQIYVERHLDGENQDGFLTQQGLVYWGQNGYEGGLREACATGNYKDVLRAFFNQFGGSQDPQLNLAGHCDPNTNDCTFLSNDIISCQRDYNVKVIISLGGAIGNYHLVSEEEAWEVVHHIWNNFLGGSSSMKDSSDHHVE from the exons ATGCCTAAATTTTCAAAACGAAGCATCGAAAACCTCCAGATCTATGTTGAAAGGCATTTGGATGGAGAGAACCAAGATGGTTTTCTCACCCAACAAGGGTTAG TCTACTGGGGCCAAAACGGCTACGAGGGAGGCTTGAGAGAAGCCTGTGCCACCGGCAACTACAAGGACGTCCTCAGAGCCTTCTTCAACCAGTTCGGCGGCAGCCAAGATCCGCAGCTGAACCTCGCCGGCCATTGTGATCCCAACACCAACGACTGCACTTTCCTAAGCAACGACATCATCTCGTGCCAGAGGGATTACAATGTCAAGGTGATAATCTCCCTGGGCGGCGCCATCGGCAACTACCACCTGGTGTCCGAGGAGGAAGCCTGGGAGGTCGTCCACCACATCTGGAACAATTTCTTGGGTGGCTCTTCCTCCATGAAAGACAGTTCAGACCACCATGTGGAATAA
- the LOC135622426 gene encoding folylpolyglutamate synthase-like: MLHASPAARSRSFCPRHPCAPRVLLASWVRRRITNTDSVALDPSLRACAVPCLPLPITHRFRLRSNRAMARDYEEALDCLSSLITRRTRADGSNKGDHFDLMFDYLKILELEDAIPELKVIHVAGTKGKGSTCTFTESILRCCGFRTGLFTSPHLIDVRERFRLDGVEVSEEKFLEYFWWCWHRLQEKTGDDVPMPAYFRFLALLAFKIFSAEQVDVAIMEVGLGGKFDATNVVQKPIVCGISSLGYDHMEILGNTLREIAGEKAGIFKKGVPAYTVPQPEEAMHALEDKAFQLGVPLQLALPLDTGLLKNRHLGLDGEHQYLNSGLAIALSSVWLKMTGNLKSMNIDEHSLPEQFVSGLSRARLEGRAQIVPDSLGQQQNSNLGGLTFYLDGAHSPESMEMCAKWYSHAIREDPSRFGERPHENHHMRQGGHPNSLGGKDHQQILLFNCMSVRDPQLLLPRLINTCDQHGVKFHKAIFVPNQSVYNKVTSLASPPTDPQQVDLSWQLTLQKAWENFMHSEQGSSCASVCEDSLVFPSLPLAIKWLRESVQQSRSVQVQVLVTGSLHLVGDVLRLMKN; this comes from the exons ATGCTGCATGCGAGCCCGGCTGCCCGATCTCGGTCGTTTTGCCCACGCCATCCCTGTGCTCCTCGCGTGTTGTTGGCTTCGTGGGTGCGGCGGCGCATCACCAACACTGATTCGGTAGCCCTCGACCCTTCCCTCCGCGCCTGCGCCGTTCCCTGCCTCCCGCTCCCAATAACCCATCGCTTCCGCCTCCGATCGAATCGAGCCATGGCCCGAG ACTACGAGGAGGCGTTGGATTGCTTGTCCTCCCTCATCACGCGCCGCACTCGAGCTGATGGGTCCAACAAGGGCGACCACTTCGATCTGATGTTCGACTACCTAAAG ATCTTGGAGTTGGAAGACGCGATTCCTGAACTTAAAGTAATTCATGTTGCCGGCACCAAAGGAAAG GGTTCGACGTGCACGTTTACCGAATCAATTCTCCGGTGTTGTGGGTTCCGGACTGGACTGTTCACATCCCCTCACCTGATCGATGTCCGCGAGCGGTTCCGTCTCGATGG GGTTGAAGTTTCTGAAGAGAAGTTTTTGGAGTATTTCTGGTGGTGTTGGCATAGATTGCAG GAGAAAACTGGTGATGATGTGCCGATGCCGGCCTATTTCCGCTTCCTTGCCCTCCTAGCATTCAAGATATTCTCAGCAGAGCAG GTGGATGTTGCTATAATGGAAGTTGGTTTGGGAGGAAAATTTGATGCGACCAATGTG GTGCAGAAACCAATTGTTTGTGGAATATCCTCCTTGGGTTATGACCATATGGAAATTCTCG GAAATACACTGAGAGAAATTGCAGGAGAGAAAGCTGGCATATTTAAG AAAGGAGTACCTGCATATACTGTGCCCCAGCCTGAAGAAGCAATGCATGCGCTGGAAGACAAGGCTTTTCAATTAGGT GTTCCTCTTCAACTAGCTTTGCCTTTAGATACTGGACTGCTGAAAAATCGGCATCTTGGGTTAGATGGTGAACATCAATATCTAAATTCTGGCCTCGCTATTGCCTTGTCTAGTGTTTGGCTTAAAATGACTGGAAATTTGAAAAGCATGAATATAGATGAACAT AGTTTACCTGAGCAATTTGTCAGCGGCCTATCAAGGGCTCGTTTGGAGGGACGAGCACAAATTGTCCCTGATTCACTGGGGCAACAGCAGAACTCCAACCTTGGAGGCTTGACTTTCTACCTGGATGGTGCACATAGCCCAGAAAGCATGGAAATGTGTGCGAAATGGTATTCCCATGCTATAAGAGAAGATCCTTCACGGTTTGGTGAAAGGCCTCATGAGAATCACCATATGAGACAG GGAGGTCACCCTAATTCACTAGGGGGAAAGGATCACCAACAGATACTTTTGTTCAATTGCATGTCAGTGAGAGATCCTCAGCTCTTGCTTCCGCGTCTAATAAATACTTGTGATCAGCATG GGGTCAAGTTTCATAAGGCCATTTTTGTACCAAACCAATCAGTATATAACAAGGTTACATCTCTTGCATCACCACCAACTGATCCTCAGCAAGTCGATCTTTCTTGGCAGCTGACACTACAGAAAGCATGGGAGAATTTTATGCATAGTGAACAAG GCTCAAGTTGTGCAAGTGTCTGTGAGGACAGTTTAGTGTTTCCTTCACTCCCATTAGCTATTAAGTGGCTCAGGGAAAGTGTTCAACAAAGCAGATCAGTT